In Streptomyces nojiriensis, one genomic interval encodes:
- a CDS encoding TetR/AcrR family transcriptional regulator, which translates to MSGGADDGPRRVGRPRADRLRPESGRPPREELLCAAAELFTVQGYAATTTRAVAERAGMRQATMYHYFGGKEELLAELLESTVAPSLVLARRLLADGGRSAARRLWELCRSDVLLLCGGPYDLGALYLLPELGGSRFTRFRRMRGELKDAYRVLLAGTRVGTELAGDKAGLTLRGDLVFGLIEGVMLIHRTDPARPVTAFAEATADAALRIAGVGPLGD; encoded by the coding sequence ATGAGCGGGGGAGCGGACGATGGTCCGAGACGGGTCGGTCGGCCGCGTGCCGACCGGCTGAGACCGGAGAGCGGCCGGCCGCCGCGCGAGGAACTCCTCTGCGCGGCGGCCGAGTTGTTCACGGTCCAGGGATACGCGGCGACCACCACGCGGGCCGTCGCCGAACGCGCCGGGATGCGCCAGGCCACGATGTACCACTACTTCGGCGGCAAGGAGGAACTCCTCGCCGAACTGCTGGAGTCCACGGTCGCGCCCTCGCTGGTGCTGGCCCGCCGGCTGCTCGCGGACGGCGGGCGGAGCGCCGCGCGGCGGCTGTGGGAGCTGTGCCGCTCCGACGTGCTGCTGCTGTGCGGCGGGCCGTACGACCTGGGGGCGCTCTACCTGCTGCCCGAGCTGGGCGGTTCGCGCTTCACCCGGTTCCGCCGGATGCGGGGGGAACTCAAGGACGCCTACCGGGTGTTGCTCGCCGGGACCCGCGTCGGCACCGAACTGGCCGGGGACAAGGCGGGGCTGACGCTCCGGGGCGACCTGGTCTTCGGGCTCATCGAGGGCGTCATGCTGATCCACCGCACGGATCCGGCGCGCCCGGTGACCGCCTTCGCGGAGGCCACCGCGGACGCGGCGCTGCGGATCGCGGGCGTCGGCCCGCTCGGGGACTAA
- a CDS encoding DEAD/DEAH box helicase has product MTEELSPAERYAAARIRAAEEASALAPFREMYDFDLDPYQVEACKALEAGKGVLVAAPTGSGKTIVGEFAVHLALRQGRKCFYTTPIKALSNQKYADLVKRYGADKVGLLTGDNSVNSEAPVVVMTTEVLRNMLYAGSQSLLGLGYVVMDEVHYLSDRFRGAVWEEVIIHLPESVTLVSLSATVSNAEEFGDWLDTVRGDTEVIVSEERPVPLWQHVMAGRRIYDLFEEESDHGGRGSARREVNPDLLRMAREENSRTYSPKDRRRGKMVREADRERERRSRGRIWTPSRPEVIARLDNDGLLPAINFIFSRAGCEAAVQQCLFAGLRLNDESARLKVREIVEARTASIPTEDLHVLGYYEWLEGLERGIAAHHAGMLPTFKEVVEELFVRGLVKAVFATETLALGINMPARTVILEKLVKWNGEQHADITPGEYTQLTGRAGRRGIDVEGHAVVLWQRGMDPAGLAGLAGTRTYPLRSSFKPSYNMAVNLVSQFGRHRSRELLETSFAQFQADRSVVGISRQVQRNEEGLQGYQEGMTCHLGDFEEYAQLRRSLKDRETDLAKQGAAQRRVQAASSLEKLKPGDIIHVPTGKFAGLALVLDPGVPAGRVHGARGYEYAEGPRPLVLTAERQVKRLAAIDFPVPVEALDRMRIPKTFNARSPQSRRDLASQLRSKAGHITPERRSRGRAAAADDREIARLRSELRAHPCHGCDEREDHARWAERYHRLKRDTQQLERRIEGRTNTIARTFDRIHALLTELDYLREDEVTVHGKRLARLYGELDLLASECLRAKVWEGLSPAELAACVSALVFEARQSDDAVAPKVPGGAAKEALGEMVRIWGRLDALEEEHRINQAEGVGQREPDLGFAWAAYQWASDKSLDEVLREAEMPAGDFVRWCKQVIDVLGQVAAAAPAASGDGGSTVARNARKAVDALLRGVVAYSSVG; this is encoded by the coding sequence ATGACCGAAGAACTCTCACCCGCCGAGCGGTACGCCGCTGCCCGGATCCGCGCCGCCGAAGAGGCCTCTGCCCTGGCCCCCTTCCGCGAGATGTACGACTTCGACCTGGACCCTTATCAGGTCGAGGCCTGCAAGGCGCTGGAGGCCGGCAAAGGCGTCCTCGTCGCCGCCCCGACCGGCTCGGGCAAGACCATCGTCGGCGAGTTCGCCGTGCACCTGGCACTCCGGCAGGGCCGCAAGTGCTTCTACACGACGCCGATCAAGGCGCTGTCGAACCAGAAGTACGCCGACCTCGTCAAGCGCTACGGCGCCGACAAGGTGGGCCTGCTGACGGGTGACAACAGCGTCAACTCCGAGGCGCCGGTGGTCGTGATGACCACCGAGGTGCTCCGCAACATGCTGTACGCGGGCTCCCAGTCGCTGCTCGGCCTCGGCTACGTCGTGATGGACGAGGTCCACTACCTCTCCGACCGGTTCCGCGGGGCCGTGTGGGAGGAAGTGATCATCCACCTCCCCGAGTCGGTGACCCTGGTCTCCCTGTCGGCCACCGTGTCCAACGCCGAGGAGTTCGGCGACTGGCTGGACACCGTGCGCGGGGACACCGAGGTGATCGTCTCCGAGGAGCGGCCCGTACCGCTGTGGCAGCACGTCATGGCCGGCCGCCGGATCTACGACCTCTTCGAGGAGGAGTCCGACCACGGCGGCCGCGGCTCCGCGCGCCGGGAGGTCAATCCCGACCTGCTGCGCATGGCGCGCGAGGAGAACAGCCGCACCTACAGTCCGAAGGACCGGCGGCGCGGCAAGATGGTCCGCGAGGCCGACCGCGAGCGCGAGCGGCGCTCCCGCGGCCGGATCTGGACCCCGTCCCGCCCCGAGGTCATCGCCCGCCTCGACAACGACGGGCTGCTGCCCGCCATCAACTTCATCTTCAGCCGGGCCGGCTGCGAGGCCGCCGTCCAGCAGTGCCTGTTCGCGGGCCTGCGGCTCAACGACGAGTCCGCGCGGCTCAAGGTCCGCGAGATCGTGGAGGCGCGCACCGCCTCCATCCCCACCGAGGACCTGCACGTCCTGGGGTACTACGAGTGGCTCGAAGGACTGGAGCGCGGCATCGCCGCGCACCACGCGGGCATGCTGCCCACCTTCAAGGAAGTCGTGGAGGAGCTCTTCGTCCGCGGCCTGGTCAAGGCCGTCTTCGCCACGGAGACCCTGGCGCTGGGCATCAACATGCCCGCGCGCACGGTGATCCTGGAGAAGCTGGTCAAGTGGAACGGCGAGCAGCACGCCGACATCACCCCCGGCGAGTACACGCAGCTGACCGGCCGGGCCGGGCGTCGCGGCATCGACGTCGAGGGCCACGCGGTGGTGCTCTGGCAGCGCGGCATGGACCCGGCGGGGCTCGCCGGGCTCGCGGGTACCCGTACGTATCCGCTGCGCTCCAGCTTCAAGCCCTCCTACAACATGGCCGTGAACCTGGTCAGCCAGTTCGGGCGGCACCGCTCGCGCGAGCTGCTGGAGACCTCCTTCGCGCAGTTCCAGGCAGACCGCTCGGTCGTCGGCATCTCCCGGCAGGTCCAGCGCAACGAGGAGGGCCTGCAGGGCTACCAGGAGGGCATGACCTGCCACTTGGGGGACTTCGAGGAGTACGCGCAGCTGCGCCGGTCCCTCAAGGACCGCGAGACGGACCTGGCCAAGCAGGGCGCGGCGCAGCGCCGGGTGCAGGCGGCCAGTTCGCTGGAGAAGCTCAAGCCGGGCGACATCATCCACGTGCCGACGGGCAAGTTCGCCGGGCTCGCGCTGGTCCTGGACCCGGGCGTGCCGGCCGGGCGGGTCCACGGAGCCCGCGGGTACGAGTACGCGGAGGGCCCGCGCCCGCTGGTGCTCACCGCCGAGCGGCAGGTCAAGCGGCTCGCCGCGATCGACTTCCCGGTCCCGGTGGAGGCGCTCGACCGGATGCGGATCCCCAAGACCTTCAACGCGCGCTCGCCGCAGTCCCGGCGGGACCTGGCCTCGCAGCTGCGGAGCAAGGCCGGGCACATCACGCCGGAGCGGCGCTCCCGCGGCCGGGCCGCGGCGGCCGACGACCGCGAGATCGCCCGGCTGCGGTCCGAGCTGCGGGCGCATCCCTGCCACGGCTGCGACGAGCGCGAGGACCACGCCCGCTGGGCGGAGCGCTACCACCGGCTCAAGCGGGACACCCAGCAGCTGGAGCGGCGGATCGAGGGCCGGACGAACACCATCGCCCGCACCTTCGACCGGATCCACGCGCTGCTGACCGAGCTGGACTACCTGCGCGAGGACGAGGTCACCGTGCACGGCAAGCGGCTCGCCCGGCTGTACGGGGAGCTGGACCTGCTGGCCTCCGAATGCCTGCGCGCCAAGGTGTGGGAGGGGCTCAGCCCGGCCGAACTGGCCGCCTGTGTCTCCGCATTGGTGTTCGAGGCGCGGCAGTCGGATGACGCGGTCGCGCCGAAGGTGCCCGGCGGCGCGGCGAAGGAGGCGCTGGGCGAGATGGTCCGGATCTGGGGCCGCCTCGACGCGCTGGAGGAGGAGCACCGCATCAACCAGGCGGAGGGCGTGGGCCAGCGCGAGCCGGACCTCGGCTTCGCGTGGGCGGCGTACCAGTGGGCCTCCGACAAGAGCCTGGACGAGGTGCTGCGCGAGGCGGAGATGCCGGCCGGTGACTTCGTGCGCTGGTGCAAGCAGGTCATCGACGTGCTCGGGCAGGTCGCGGCGGCGGCTCCGGCGGCCTCCGGTGACGGCGGGAGCACGGTGGCGCGAAATGCCCGCAAGGCCGTGGACGCGCTGCTTCGGGGTGTAGTGGCCTACAGCTCGGTCGGCTAG
- a CDS encoding diacylglycerol kinase, translating to MSHEVTLFVNPTAGRGRGAHAAQPAASAVREAGFSVRTVVGADAPDALARLTAAVREGTGAVIAVGGDGMVSLALQALAGTPVPLGVVAVGTGNDFARAMGLPVREPARAGRMAAEAVKENRIREIDLGRVSGAGYEKWFGTVLCSGFDSRVNDRGNRMRLPAGRFKYDLAMIAELAAFRPFPYRITLDDGPVIETEATLVAVGNGSSYGGGMRICADAVPDDGLFDVTVVGDCSRATLLKVFPQVYKGRHLGHPKVTVHRARKITLEAAGLSAYADGEPLGALPVTAACVPRAVRLLT from the coding sequence ATGAGCCACGAGGTCACCCTCTTCGTCAATCCCACAGCCGGACGCGGCCGGGGCGCGCACGCCGCGCAGCCGGCCGCTTCCGCTGTCCGGGAGGCCGGATTCTCCGTACGGACCGTGGTCGGCGCCGACGCGCCCGACGCGCTGGCCCGGCTGACGGCCGCCGTCCGTGAGGGCACCGGTGCGGTGATCGCGGTGGGCGGCGACGGGATGGTCTCCCTGGCCCTCCAGGCCCTGGCGGGGACGCCGGTGCCGCTCGGGGTGGTCGCGGTGGGCACCGGAAACGATTTCGCGCGCGCGATGGGGCTGCCCGTACGGGAGCCGGCGCGGGCGGGGCGGATGGCCGCCGAGGCCGTCAAGGAGAACCGGATCCGGGAGATCGACCTGGGCCGGGTGAGCGGCGCCGGCTACGAGAAGTGGTTCGGGACCGTGCTGTGCTCCGGCTTCGACTCGCGGGTCAACGACCGGGGCAACCGGATGCGGCTGCCGGCCGGGCGGTTCAAGTACGACCTGGCGATGATCGCGGAGCTGGCCGCCTTCCGGCCGTTCCCGTACCGGATCACCCTCGACGACGGGCCGGTGATCGAGACCGAGGCCACGCTGGTGGCCGTCGGCAACGGCTCCTCCTACGGCGGGGGCATGCGCATCTGCGCGGACGCCGTCCCCGACGACGGACTCTTCGACGTCACGGTGGTCGGCGACTGCAGCCGGGCCACCCTGCTCAAGGTGTTCCCGCAGGTCTACAAGGGCCGCCACCTCGGCCATCCGAAGGTGACCGTCCACCGGGCCAGGAAGATCACCCTGGAGGCGGCGGGCCTGAGCGCGTACGCGGACGGCGAGCCGCTGGGGGCGCTGCCGGTGACCGCCGCGTGCGTTCCCCGCGCGGTCCGGCTGCTCACTTAA
- the tatC gene encoding twin-arginine translocase subunit TatC: MLNSARKQEKKERQAKDAEGRMPLVEHLRELRNRLLKSVLAIVVITIVAAFFYREIINFLLKPMLDSVGCTDGVVTQRNGRPCADMTVNGLISAFSIALKVALMAGVVLSAPVWLYQLWAFAAPGLHSHEKKYARSFVAVGAPLFLTGAVIAYKILPQTATIMLEFTPDHARNLLPVDDYLDLVTRMVIVFGLAFELPLLLILLNFTGVLSGKRLASWWRGMVLGITIFAAFATPTGDPPTMLALAVPIVALYFAALGICLLNDRRRRRNDPDADLSDDEASRLDLTPSPIGELESVPAPAALPEQADGGRQRINGYDDAT; the protein is encoded by the coding sequence TTGCTCAACTCTGCCCGCAAGCAGGAGAAGAAGGAACGGCAGGCGAAGGACGCCGAAGGGCGCATGCCTCTCGTCGAGCACCTGCGTGAGCTTCGGAACCGCCTGCTGAAGTCGGTCCTGGCGATCGTGGTGATCACGATCGTCGCCGCGTTCTTCTACCGGGAAATCATCAACTTCCTGTTGAAGCCGATGCTGGACTCCGTCGGCTGTACCGACGGTGTGGTGACCCAGCGCAACGGCCGCCCCTGCGCCGACATGACCGTGAACGGCCTGATCTCGGCGTTCTCGATCGCCCTGAAGGTCGCGCTGATGGCCGGTGTGGTGCTGTCCGCCCCGGTGTGGCTGTACCAGCTGTGGGCGTTCGCCGCGCCCGGGCTGCACAGCCACGAGAAGAAGTACGCGCGCAGTTTCGTCGCCGTCGGCGCGCCCCTCTTCCTGACCGGTGCGGTGATCGCGTACAAGATCCTCCCGCAGACCGCGACGATCATGCTCGAGTTCACCCCCGACCACGCGCGCAACCTGCTGCCGGTCGACGACTACCTCGACCTGGTCACCCGCATGGTGATCGTGTTCGGCCTGGCCTTCGAGCTGCCGCTGCTGCTGATCCTGCTGAACTTCACCGGTGTGCTCTCCGGCAAGCGGCTGGCGAGCTGGTGGCGGGGCATGGTCCTCGGCATCACGATCTTCGCCGCCTTCGCGACGCCCACCGGTGACCCGCCGACGATGCTCGCGCTGGCCGTGCCCATCGTGGCCCTCTACTTCGCCGCCCTCGGCATCTGCCTCCTCAACGACCGCAGGCGCAGGCGCAACGACCCCGACGCGGATCTGAGCGACGACGAGGCCTCCCGGCTGGACCTCACCCCGTCGCCGATCGGCGAGCTGGAATCCGTCCCGGCTCCCGCGGCGCTGCCCGAACAGGCCGACGGCGGACGCCAGCGGATCAACGGGTACGACGACGCCACCTGA
- the tatA gene encoding Sec-independent protein translocase subunit TatA has translation MGNFRGWEILVIVGLVILLFGAKKLPDMARSLGKSARILKSEAKAMKKDGESDDVAAAAPADQSAQPVAPRTIQAAPGDVSSSRPVGEPNRTAQG, from the coding sequence ATGGGCAACTTCAGGGGTTGGGAAATCCTCGTCATTGTCGGACTCGTCATCCTGCTGTTCGGCGCCAAGAAGCTCCCTGACATGGCCCGCTCCCTCGGCAAGTCGGCCCGCATCCTCAAGAGCGAGGCCAAGGCCATGAAGAAGGACGGCGAGAGCGACGACGTCGCCGCCGCCGCGCCCGCGGACCAGTCCGCGCAGCCCGTCGCCCCGCGTACCATCCAGGCCGCTCCGGGTGACGTCAGCAGCTCGCGTCCGGTCGGCGAGCCGAACCGCACCGCCCAGGGCTGA
- a CDS encoding helix-turn-helix transcriptional regulator, with protein MAANAIDQTRRMLSLVTYLRERPGAHVADVARAFGITEDELISDLDVLPMCGTSFRGGDLLDIDTDGERIWWRNPDASGESTAEPLRLAADEATALLVAARAVATLPGLRESDRDALLRATAKLEAAAGEVAGASSRLSVTFESEGGVFADVDRAIAERRRLWLRYYSPARDELTERTVDPIRLFAVGHTYMEGWCHLSEARRTFRLDRVAEIRLLDERAEPPAIEPRDLSEGLVQPAAEDPEVVVEVGPGGRWVAEYYPHDSAEELTGGGLRITLRSPDPASLRRLALRLGREGRIVAPAELADSARSAAREALAGYGEQV; from the coding sequence ATGGCTGCCAACGCCATCGACCAGACCCGCCGGATGCTGTCCCTGGTGACCTACCTGCGCGAGCGCCCCGGTGCGCACGTCGCGGACGTCGCGCGCGCCTTCGGGATCACGGAGGACGAGCTGATCTCGGACCTCGACGTGCTGCCCATGTGCGGGACCAGTTTCCGGGGCGGGGACCTGCTCGACATCGACACCGACGGGGAGCGCATCTGGTGGCGCAACCCCGACGCCTCGGGGGAGTCCACCGCCGAGCCGCTGCGGCTGGCCGCCGACGAGGCGACCGCGCTGCTGGTGGCCGCGCGTGCCGTGGCCACCCTGCCCGGGCTGCGCGAGAGCGACCGGGACGCCCTGCTGCGGGCCACGGCCAAGCTGGAGGCGGCCGCGGGCGAGGTGGCCGGGGCCAGCTCCCGGCTGTCGGTGACCTTCGAGTCCGAGGGCGGGGTCTTCGCGGACGTCGACCGGGCCATCGCGGAGCGCCGGCGGCTGTGGCTGCGCTACTACTCGCCCGCGCGGGACGAGCTGACCGAGCGCACGGTCGACCCGATCCGGCTCTTCGCGGTGGGGCACACGTACATGGAGGGCTGGTGCCACCTCTCCGAGGCGCGGCGCACCTTCCGCCTCGACCGGGTCGCGGAGATCCGGCTGCTGGACGAGCGGGCCGAGCCGCCCGCCATCGAGCCGCGCGACCTGTCCGAGGGCCTGGTCCAGCCGGCCGCCGAGGACCCGGAGGTCGTGGTCGAGGTGGGGCCGGGCGGGCGCTGGGTCGCCGAGTACTACCCGCACGACAGCGCGGAGGAGCTGACCGGGGGCGGTCTGCGGATCACCCTGCGCAGCCCGGACCCGGCCTCGTTGCGCCGGCTGGCGCTGCGGCTGGGCCGTGAGGGCCGGATCGTCGCTCCGGCCGAGCTGGCGGACAGCGCGCGCAGCGCCGCCCGGGAGGCGCTGGCGGGGTACGGGGAACAGGTCTGA
- a CDS encoding helix-turn-helix transcriptional regulator — translation MAIAKAERLMNLALCLLGTRRPLSKRELRGSIEAYMEAGNDESFNRMFERDKDDLRELGLVIETVENLDGETGYLARRDSNRLPPVSLDAEEAAALGLAAKVWQQARLAGAASGALQKLRAGGMPEAEDPYEGQHSAIEPRIPVHEAAFEPLMLACRDRRPVVFDYRKSTAARPETRQVEPWALECWRGHWYLAGYDRDRGAERVFRLSRITGKVRSRAAKYTAEVPDVVTVRETVASWAGESADRSALIRLRAGAGYPLRAKATAVREGGDGWDELEIPYGHGLDAWLVEFGPDVVVVGPADLRADVVDRLRAVAGA, via the coding sequence ATGGCGATTGCCAAGGCCGAGCGGCTGATGAATCTGGCGCTGTGTCTGCTGGGGACCCGCCGGCCGCTCAGCAAGCGGGAGTTGCGCGGCTCCATCGAGGCCTACATGGAGGCCGGCAACGACGAGTCCTTCAACCGCATGTTCGAGCGGGACAAGGACGACCTGCGTGAACTCGGCCTCGTCATCGAGACGGTGGAGAACCTGGACGGCGAGACCGGTTACCTGGCCCGCCGGGACAGCAACCGGCTGCCTCCCGTCTCGCTGGACGCCGAGGAGGCCGCCGCCCTGGGGCTGGCGGCCAAGGTCTGGCAGCAGGCGCGGCTGGCGGGGGCCGCCAGCGGGGCCCTGCAGAAGCTGCGTGCGGGCGGGATGCCCGAGGCGGAGGACCCGTACGAGGGGCAGCACAGCGCGATCGAGCCGCGCATCCCGGTCCACGAGGCGGCCTTCGAGCCGCTGATGCTGGCCTGCCGGGACCGCCGGCCGGTCGTCTTCGACTACCGCAAGTCCACCGCCGCCCGGCCCGAGACACGGCAGGTGGAGCCCTGGGCGCTGGAGTGCTGGCGCGGCCACTGGTACCTGGCCGGCTACGACCGCGACCGCGGGGCGGAGCGGGTGTTCCGGCTCTCCCGGATCACGGGCAAGGTCCGCTCCCGGGCCGCGAAGTACACCGCCGAGGTGCCGGACGTGGTGACCGTGCGGGAGACCGTGGCGAGTTGGGCCGGGGAGAGCGCGGACCGCAGCGCGCTGATCCGGCTGCGGGCCGGGGCGGGCTACCCGCTGCGGGCCAAGGCCACCGCGGTGCGCGAGGGCGGGGACGGCTGGGACGAGCTGGAGATCCCCTACGGGCACGGGCTGGACGCCTGGCTGGTGGAGTTCGGGCCCGACGTCGTCGTGGTCGGTCCGGCCGACCTGCGGGCGGACGTGGTGGACCGGCTGCGGGCCGTCGCCGGGGCCTGA
- a CDS encoding FKBP-type peptidyl-prolyl cis-trans isomerase — MRRSSVSDLQKPEIDFPEGDAPKDLVIKDEWVGDGAEAKKGDLVSVHYVGVAFSTGEEFDASWNRGSALQFQLGVGQVIAGWDQGVQGMKVGGRRKLTIPAHLAYGDRGAGGAIAPGETLIFVCDLVKVG, encoded by the coding sequence ATGAGGAGAAGTTCCGTGAGTGACCTCCAGAAGCCCGAGATCGACTTCCCTGAGGGCGACGCCCCCAAGGACCTCGTGATCAAGGACGAATGGGTCGGCGACGGCGCGGAGGCCAAGAAGGGCGACCTTGTCTCCGTGCACTACGTGGGCGTGGCCTTCTCCACCGGTGAGGAGTTCGACGCCTCCTGGAACCGTGGTTCCGCGCTGCAGTTCCAGCTCGGTGTCGGTCAGGTCATCGCCGGCTGGGACCAGGGTGTCCAGGGCATGAAGGTCGGTGGCCGCCGCAAGCTGACGATCCCGGCGCACCTGGCCTACGGCGACCGTGGCGCGGGCGGTGCGATCGCCCCGGGCGAGACGCTGATCTTCGTCTGCGACCTGGTCAAGGTCGGCTGA
- a CDS encoding FKBP-type peptidyl-prolyl cis-trans isomerase, with product MRRLAGLLVVPLLLLTTAACGDDSGSDSAQMKNGAPAITKGAAFGETPTLSKGKGAPPKELKVVTISEGAGQVLKKNDIAQVHYLGQVWDGNDSFDKSFGRPAPFDVTIGAGAVIKGWDQGLEGQKVGSRVELVIPPELGYGAQGSPPKIKPNATLVFVVDIVKGTTVPASATGKEVAQENKDLPKVGTNADGKEVSVTVPKDTAEPTKLVSDYVLEGDGAVVKDTDSVVVKFNGKTWKDDKSFESTYTSDQAITWPLGELSVKGLKDGIVGKKVGSRILLVIPPDQAFGDKEQGTIPAKSTLVFSLDILAVM from the coding sequence GTGCGCCGACTTGCCGGCCTGCTTGTCGTACCCCTGCTGCTGCTGACGACCGCAGCGTGTGGCGACGACAGCGGCTCCGACTCCGCCCAGATGAAGAACGGGGCTCCCGCGATCACCAAGGGTGCCGCCTTCGGGGAGACGCCCACCCTGTCGAAGGGGAAGGGCGCGCCGCCCAAGGAGCTCAAGGTGGTGACCATCAGCGAGGGCGCCGGGCAGGTGCTCAAGAAGAACGACATCGCGCAGGTCCACTACCTCGGCCAGGTGTGGGACGGCAACGATTCGTTCGACAAGAGCTTCGGGCGGCCCGCGCCCTTCGACGTGACCATCGGTGCGGGCGCGGTCATCAAGGGCTGGGACCAGGGTCTGGAGGGCCAGAAGGTCGGCAGCCGTGTCGAGCTGGTGATCCCGCCGGAGCTCGGTTACGGGGCCCAGGGCTCGCCCCCGAAGATCAAGCCGAACGCCACGCTGGTCTTCGTCGTGGACATCGTCAAGGGCACGACCGTCCCGGCCTCGGCCACGGGCAAGGAAGTCGCCCAGGAGAACAAGGACCTGCCCAAGGTCGGCACGAACGCGGACGGCAAGGAAGTCTCCGTGACCGTCCCGAAGGACACCGCGGAGCCCACCAAGCTGGTCTCGGACTACGTCCTGGAGGGTGACGGCGCGGTCGTGAAGGACACCGACAGCGTCGTCGTCAAGTTCAACGGCAAGACGTGGAAGGACGACAAGTCCTTCGAGAGCACCTACACCAGTGACCAGGCGATCACCTGGCCGCTGGGTGAGCTCTCGGTCAAGGGTTTGAAGGACGGCATCGTCGGCAAGAAGGTCGGCAGCCGCATCCTGCTGGTCATCCCGCCGGACCAGGCCTTCGGGGACAAGGAGCAGGGCACCATCCCGGCGAAGTCGACGCTGGTCTTCAGCCTCGACATCCTCGCGGTGATGTAA
- the pafA gene encoding Pup--protein ligase gives MDRRIFGLENEYGVTCTFRGQRRLSPDEVARYLFRRVVSWGRSSNVFLRNGARLYLDVGSHPEYATPECDNVTELVTHDKAGERILEGLLVDAERRLHEEGIAGDVYLFKNNTDSAGNSYGCHENYLVARHGEFSRLADILIPFLVTRQLICGAGKVLQTPRGAVYCVSQRAEHIWEGVSSATTRSRPIINTRDEPHADAERYRRLHVIVGDSNMSETTMLLKVGATDLVLRMIEAGTVMRDLTLENPIRAIREVSHDITGQRKVRLASGREASALEIQREYYEKAVDFAERRGIRTGVVDQVLELWGRTLDAIDAEDLDRIGTEIDWVMKYQLIERYRAKHGMTMSNPRVAQIDLAYHDIHRRRGLYYLLERKGQAARICNDLKIFEGKSVPPQTTRARLRGDFIRRAQEQRRDFTVDWVHLKLNDQAQRTVLCKDPFRSVDDRVEKLIAGM, from the coding sequence ATGGACCGCCGCATTTTCGGGCTGGAGAACGAGTACGGCGTCACGTGCACGTTCAGGGGACAGCGCCGACTGTCTCCTGACGAAGTGGCGCGCTACCTCTTCCGCCGTGTTGTGTCATGGGGCCGCAGCAGCAATGTCTTCCTGCGGAACGGCGCCCGCCTGTACCTCGACGTGGGTTCGCATCCGGAATATGCCACTCCCGAATGCGACAACGTGACCGAGTTGGTCACTCACGACAAAGCAGGCGAGCGCATTCTCGAAGGTCTGCTCGTCGACGCCGAACGACGCCTGCACGAGGAAGGAATCGCGGGCGACGTCTATCTCTTCAAGAACAACACCGACTCGGCGGGCAACTCGTACGGCTGCCACGAGAACTACCTGGTGGCCCGGCACGGGGAATTCTCCCGCCTGGCGGACATTCTCATTCCGTTCCTTGTCACGCGCCAGCTGATCTGTGGCGCAGGCAAGGTGCTGCAGACGCCGCGGGGTGCGGTCTACTGCGTGAGTCAGCGGGCCGAGCACATCTGGGAGGGCGTCAGCTCCGCCACGACCCGCTCGCGGCCGATCATCAACACCCGGGACGAGCCGCACGCGGACGCCGAGCGCTACCGCAGGCTGCACGTCATCGTGGGTGACTCGAACATGTCCGAGACGACCATGCTGCTCAAGGTCGGGGCCACCGACCTGGTGCTGCGCATGATCGAGGCGGGCACGGTGATGCGGGACCTGACCCTGGAGAACCCGATCCGGGCGATCCGCGAGGTCAGCCACGACATCACGGGTCAGCGCAAGGTGCGCCTGGCGAGCGGGCGGGAGGCGTCGGCGCTGGAGATCCAGCGGGAGTACTACGAGAAGGCGGTGGACTTCGCCGAGCGCCGGGGGATCCGTACCGGGGTGGTGGACCAGGTGCTGGAGCTGTGGGGCCGCACGCTCGACGCGATCGACGCGGAGGACCTGGACCGGATCGGGACCGAGATCGACTGGGTCATGAAGTACCAGCTCATCGAGCGGTACCGGGCCAAGCACGGCATGACCATGTCGAATCCGCGGGTGGCCCAGATAGACCTCGCGTACCACGACATCCACCGCCGGCGCGGGCTGTACTACCTGCTGGAGCGCAAGGGGCAGGCGGCGCGGATCTGCAACGACCTGAAGATCTTCGAGGGCAAGTCGGTGCCCCCGCAGACGACGCGGGCGCGGCTGCGCGGGGACTTCATCCGGCGGGCGCAGGAGCAGCGGCGGGACTTCACGGTCGACTGGGTGCACCTGAAGCTCAATGACCAGGCGCAGCGGACGGTGCTGTGCAAGGACCCGTTCCGGTCGGTGGACGACCGGGTGGAGAAGCTGATCGCGGGCATGTAG